The following coding sequences are from one Granulicella sp. L56 window:
- a CDS encoding carboxypeptidase regulatory-like domain-containing protein codes for MARTARYLLVFLFLFLAAGYLLAATGGSISGAIADQSGAVIQGATLKLINLAQRTIYQGISDKQGLYSFPDLPVGRYDLTIEASGFAPQRKANLTVDAASAIRVDVALAVGSQSDTVTVTSETGVQVETSTTNLGEVVSGSQMTALPLNGRSYTDLLAIQPGVAPISTLLPSSVIMAGVTGGIDPSGNLNPGNLSINGQRESSNGFLVNGIDVQEHMNGGTSIIPDLDSIEQFRVLTTNFDPEYGNYNGGIVTVITKLGSNQFHGRAFEFFRNTNLDARGYFDPTRSAFNQSQFGGAIGGPIKSDKLFFFTDYQGTRTTQGVSTGNISVPTVAQRNGNFFDPKTQMNALTGNVSGPYLASLLTQKLGYAVASGEAYAAVFPNGVIPQSAWSEPANNLLQYIPSPNSGTSQFSTSAFSQTVRDDKGSVRVDLNNRLGQLSGYYFLDDYRLDNPYPGAVAGASIPGFDALTIGRAQLFSLGDTKVLGINTVNEFHVGYLRDANIIGQPKGGLGVSLASQGFASGTDSGIYVQAPQFEGVENITFPTFIMGVPITNLTQVNNTWYVSDGISRAMGSHTLKFGGQFHADEVNEHPNATFNGTFNINGTETGNPYADFLLGTPSNFTQSSGQPFYLRNRYFGLYAQDSWRARKNLTINAGLRWDVIMPWWEKFNQIQTYIPGAQSTLYPGAPSGLVVAGDPGVPKTLAPTGYKNFAPRIGLAYSPQFDRGIWSRIFGSNGQSSIRASYGLFYTAFQGLSTGIMYSVPPFGFNYLSPGPPLLATPFITAATGVNNGQRFPFPFPSHSVSASNFDTSVNWANFLPLAADPFFNHTNRAAYTSNYMLSIQRQITKNTLLTVSYVGNQGHRLLALVSVNPGNPALCLSLPGCSPFGEDSPYTNSAGQTIQGTRVGQGPSYGENTSDSSIANSNYNALEATLRYQHYGSQFLLSYTYAKSIDQGSNLGEQLNPIDPRQSRTISAWDMKHAFVGSYTLALPVTELLRKSNRLTEQWSLSGTARFTTGFPVTLFDNSDNSLLGTLGNGANNYLLDTPQHLPGTLKINTNGRNGRPAFNAALFPEENLGQLGNAKRRIFYGPGIENFDMTLQKGLRLADTKSLEFRAEAFNVFNHAQFYGPASVDGQREDPSFGQIESAATPRLIQLAAKFSF; via the coding sequence GTGGCCAGAACAGCTCGTTATCTTCTGGTTTTTTTATTTCTTTTTCTTGCAGCCGGTTACTTACTGGCAGCAACTGGGGGTAGCATTTCCGGTGCGATTGCGGACCAAAGCGGGGCTGTAATTCAAGGAGCCACGCTGAAACTGATCAATCTCGCCCAGCGAACGATCTACCAAGGCATCTCCGACAAGCAAGGACTCTACTCATTCCCAGACCTTCCGGTCGGACGCTACGATCTCACCATCGAAGCTAGCGGATTCGCTCCGCAGCGAAAGGCAAATCTGACAGTGGACGCGGCTTCAGCTATTCGGGTGGATGTCGCTCTAGCCGTAGGGTCACAGTCTGACACCGTGACAGTCACAAGTGAGACTGGTGTGCAGGTAGAGACCTCGACAACGAACCTTGGCGAAGTTGTATCGGGATCACAGATGACAGCGCTCCCATTGAACGGGCGTAGCTACACTGACCTACTGGCAATTCAACCGGGCGTGGCCCCTATCTCAACCTTGTTACCCAGCTCTGTCATTATGGCAGGCGTCACCGGCGGCATCGATCCGTCTGGCAATTTGAATCCAGGCAACCTCTCCATCAACGGCCAGCGCGAGTCCTCCAACGGATTTCTAGTGAACGGAATTGACGTACAGGAGCACATGAATGGCGGCACCTCGATCATCCCAGATCTTGATTCAATCGAGCAGTTCCGCGTACTGACTACGAATTTCGATCCTGAGTACGGAAACTACAACGGCGGAATTGTCACCGTCATCACCAAGCTAGGGTCTAATCAATTTCACGGCAGAGCGTTCGAGTTTTTTCGCAACACAAATCTGGATGCAAGGGGCTACTTCGATCCTACCCGCTCCGCCTTCAATCAGAGTCAGTTTGGCGGAGCTATCGGAGGACCGATCAAAAGCGACAAGCTCTTCTTCTTCACCGACTATCAGGGAACACGCACGACTCAGGGAGTTTCGACAGGGAACATCTCAGTTCCTACCGTCGCGCAGCGCAACGGCAACTTTTTCGATCCGAAGACACAGATGAATGCGCTTACAGGGAATGTGAGCGGTCCCTATCTGGCTTCTCTGCTGACGCAGAAACTTGGCTATGCGGTCGCTTCAGGAGAAGCATACGCTGCCGTCTTTCCAAATGGAGTGATTCCACAAAGTGCATGGTCGGAGCCGGCCAATAACCTTCTGCAATACATTCCATCTCCGAACTCGGGTACGAGTCAGTTTTCAACGTCAGCGTTTTCGCAGACGGTTCGGGATGATAAAGGATCGGTACGCGTCGACCTCAATAACAGGCTAGGGCAGTTGTCCGGCTATTACTTCTTAGATGACTACCGACTGGACAATCCATATCCAGGGGCGGTCGCCGGAGCGAGCATTCCCGGATTCGATGCGCTGACAATCGGGCGTGCACAACTCTTCTCTCTGGGGGATACGAAGGTTCTTGGCATAAACACTGTCAATGAATTTCACGTTGGCTATCTCCGCGATGCAAACATCATCGGCCAGCCGAAGGGCGGCCTCGGCGTTAGCCTGGCATCGCAAGGCTTTGCATCTGGAACTGATTCAGGGATTTATGTGCAGGCTCCACAGTTCGAAGGCGTGGAGAACATCACCTTCCCCACATTTATCATGGGCGTGCCGATCACTAATCTGACGCAGGTAAACAATACCTGGTACGTGAGTGACGGAATCTCCAGAGCGATGGGTTCTCACACGCTCAAGTTTGGCGGTCAGTTCCATGCGGATGAAGTCAACGAACACCCGAACGCCACCTTCAACGGGACCTTCAACATTAACGGCACCGAGACGGGCAATCCATATGCCGATTTTCTGTTGGGTACTCCAAGTAATTTCACCCAATCTTCCGGTCAGCCGTTCTATCTACGAAATCGCTATTTCGGCCTGTACGCACAGGACAGTTGGCGGGCGCGAAAGAACCTAACGATCAACGCTGGCCTTCGCTGGGATGTCATCATGCCCTGGTGGGAAAAGTTCAACCAAATCCAGACCTATATACCCGGAGCGCAGTCAACGCTCTATCCGGGGGCTCCTTCAGGGCTGGTCGTCGCGGGCGATCCTGGTGTGCCGAAGACACTTGCCCCAACCGGCTACAAGAATTTTGCGCCGAGAATCGGCCTCGCATATTCACCGCAATTTGATCGAGGAATCTGGAGCAGGATCTTCGGAAGCAATGGGCAGAGCAGCATTCGTGCCAGCTATGGCCTCTTCTACACCGCGTTTCAGGGCCTTTCGACAGGCATCATGTACTCAGTTCCTCCCTTCGGTTTCAACTACCTCAGTCCTGGCCCTCCGTTACTGGCGACACCGTTCATTACAGCCGCTACGGGGGTGAACAATGGACAGCGTTTTCCATTCCCCTTTCCGTCGCACAGCGTCTCCGCTTCCAATTTTGATACTTCAGTCAACTGGGCGAACTTCCTGCCTCTTGCAGCAGACCCATTCTTCAATCACACCAATCGCGCGGCCTATACCAGCAACTACATGCTTTCAATTCAGCGGCAGATTACAAAAAATACTCTATTGACTGTGAGCTACGTCGGGAACCAGGGTCACCGCCTGCTTGCGCTTGTCTCAGTCAACCCAGGCAATCCTGCTCTGTGCTTGAGTCTCCCCGGCTGCAGTCCCTTCGGCGAGGACTCGCCGTATACCAACAGTGCCGGACAAACGATCCAGGGAACCCGCGTCGGGCAGGGGCCGAGCTATGGAGAGAACACCTCCGATAGCTCCATCGCGAATTCAAATTACAACGCTCTCGAAGCCACTCTCCGTTATCAGCACTACGGATCACAGTTCCTGCTGAGCTACACCTATGCAAAGTCGATTGATCAAGGATCAAATCTCGGAGAACAGCTCAATCCGATTGATCCCCGGCAAAGTCGTACTATCTCAGCGTGGGATATGAAGCACGCTTTTGTAGGGAGCTATACGTTGGCGCTGCCCGTTACCGAGCTTCTGCGTAAAAGCAATCGTCTTACAGAGCAATGGAGTCTCTCCGGCACAGCCCGCTTCACTACCGGCTTTCCTGTAACGTTATTTGACAACTCGGATAACTCCCTTCTCGGCACACTTGGAAACGGCGCGAATAACTATCTGCTCGATACTCCGCAGCACCTGCCGGGTACACTCAAAATCAATACGAACGGTCGCAATGGTCGTCCAGCTTTCAATGCTGCGCTATTTCCAGAAGAGAATCTTGGTCAGCTTGGAAACGCCAAGCGCCGAATCTTCTATGGTCCGGGGATTGAGAACTTCGACATGACGCTTCAAAAGGGTTTGCGCTTAGCCGACACAAAGTCACTGGAGTTTCGAGCGGAGGCGTTCAACGTCTTTAATCATGCTCAGTTCTATGGCCCGGCATCGGTTGACGGACAGAGAGAAGATCCCAGCTTCGGTCAGATTGAGAGTGCTGCGACTCCTCGCCTTATACAACTGGCAGCGAAGTTCTCATTTTAA